A section of the Peptoanaerobacter stomatis genome encodes:
- a CDS encoding flavodoxin family protein, with amino-acid sequence MKTLIIYSSKTGNTKKVAYGIYEGLKDEYDLSIENMDNIKDLSLLDDYDTLLVGFWIDKGTANSSAKKFIKNIKNKNIALFATLGADPSSKHGQDVIKNMNKLADKSNKLIEVGIYNGLVDPKLLEKLKTKPPLFLPKPILNKMISAGEKSREPNEEDMNDAIARFSKALKKVS; translated from the coding sequence ATGAAAACTTTAATAATATATTCAAGCAAAACGGGAAACACAAAAAAAGTGGCTTACGGGATATACGAAGGTCTGAAAGATGAATACGACTTGAGCATAGAAAATATGGATAATATAAAGGATTTAAGTCTACTTGATGATTATGATACTTTGCTTGTAGGTTTTTGGATAGATAAAGGTACAGCCAACTCATCGGCAAAAAAATTTATAAAAAATATAAAGAATAAAAATATTGCTTTATTTGCAACCTTAGGTGCAGATCCGTCATCAAAACACGGACAGGATGTTATAAAAAATATGAACAAGCTTGCGGATAAATCAAATAAACTTATAGAAGTAGGTATTTATAACGGACTTGTAGATCCGAAATTACTCGAAAAACTTAAAACAAAACCGCCTCTATTTTTGCCTAAACCTATACTAAACAAAATGATAAGCGCTGGAGAAAAATCAAGAGAACCTAATGAAGAAGATATGAATGATGCTATTGCAAGATTTTCTAAAGCATTAAAAAAAGTATCATAA
- a CDS encoding amino acid ABC transporter ATP-binding/permease protein → MNKSKLSLISDLLKIVKPLFPIMIITIVMGVIGFICSIGIPVLGGIALLIYMGELTKITYNHIFYAVIILAVLRGVLRYAEQYSGHYIAFRVLAIIRDKIYTVLRRLSPAKLEGRDKGDLIALITTDIELLEVFFAHTIAPVCIAFFMGLIILFIMYQYSVVAMFILLVAYLTTSIFIPRLITRLGEENGKKFRSDFAVLSSYVLESLKGLRESMQYGNTKERMDTMQVMTEKLEDTNRELKEYEELTKALSDLTVIVTGITIFLYTMFVREVTNAPFEMVVIPTVLSLSSFGPFIALSNLSNNLLQTLSSGRRVLGLLEEQPQVEENISENIAKYEDINIDDVDFAYDSKQIFKNANMNFEKNKIIGILGKSGSGKSTMLKLIMRFWDVNRGKINIGNEDIKELNTKSLRNIQSYVTQETILFQGTIAENIRIARENASMEEIIEASKKASIHEFIDKLPDKYDTPIGEAINQLSAGEKQRISMARAFLHDAPVLLLDEPTSNLDSLNEAVILKTIKQESLNKTVILVSHRKSTLAIAEKVYKVE, encoded by the coding sequence ATGAACAAGAGCAAGTTGTCTTTAATATCTGATTTATTAAAAATAGTTAAGCCGTTGTTTCCTATAATGATTATTACAATAGTTATGGGAGTTATAGGATTTATCTGTTCTATTGGAATACCTGTACTTGGCGGTATTGCCTTGCTAATATATATGGGTGAGCTTACAAAGATAACATATAATCATATATTTTATGCAGTTATTATACTTGCAGTTTTGAGAGGTGTACTCAGATATGCGGAGCAGTATTCAGGGCATTATATAGCTTTTAGAGTTTTGGCTATAATAAGAGATAAAATATATACCGTACTTAGACGCTTATCTCCTGCAAAATTGGAGGGCAGAGATAAAGGTGATTTGATTGCTCTTATAACTACGGATATAGAGCTTCTTGAAGTTTTTTTTGCACATACTATTGCACCTGTGTGTATTGCATTTTTTATGGGCTTGATAATTTTATTTATAATGTATCAGTATAGTGTAGTAGCGATGTTTATATTGCTTGTTGCATATTTGACTACATCAATATTTATTCCAAGACTTATAACAAGACTTGGAGAAGAAAATGGCAAAAAATTTCGCTCCGATTTTGCTGTACTTAGCAGTTATGTGCTTGAAAGCCTAAAGGGATTAAGAGAAAGTATGCAATACGGCAACACAAAAGAACGTATGGATACTATGCAGGTTATGACAGAAAAATTGGAAGACACAAATAGAGAACTTAAAGAATATGAAGAGCTTACAAAAGCACTTAGTGATTTAACGGTAATAGTTACAGGAATTACAATATTTTTATACACGATGTTCGTAAGAGAAGTGACAAATGCGCCTTTTGAGATGGTAGTAATACCTACCGTACTTTCTTTATCATCATTCGGTCCTTTTATAGCTCTCAGCAATCTTTCGAATAATCTTTTGCAGACATTGTCAAGTGGACGAAGAGTGTTAGGTTTGCTTGAAGAACAGCCTCAAGTTGAAGAAAATATATCAGAAAACATAGCAAAATATGAAGATATAAATATAGATGATGTAGATTTTGCATATGATTCAAAACAAATTTTCAAAAATGCAAATATGAATTTTGAAAAGAATAAAATCATAGGTATATTAGGCAAAAGCGGTAGCGGTAAATCTACAATGCTGAAACTTATTATGCGTTTTTGGGATGTAAACAGAGGTAAGATAAACATAGGCAATGAAGATATAAAAGAATTAAACACAAAGAGTCTTAGAAATATACAAAGCTATGTAACGCAGGAAACAATATTGTTTCAAGGAACTATTGCAGAAAATATAAGAATAGCAAGAGAAAATGCTTCTATGGAAGAAATTATAGAGGCGAGTAAAAAAGCGTCTATACACGAATTTATAGATAAATTACCGGATAAATATGATACGCCTATAGGAGAAGCAATTAATCAATTAAGTGCGGGAGAAAAACAAAGAATATCTATGGCAAGAGCCTTTTTGCACGATGCTCCTGTACTCTTGTTAGATGAGCCTACAAGTAATTTGGACAGCTTAAACGAGGCAGTAATTTTAAAAACAATAAAACAAGAAAGTCTAAATAAAACTGTAATTTTAGTTTCACATAGAAAATCAACATTGGCAATAGCTGAAAAAGTATATAAAGTAGAGTAA
- a CDS encoding S-layer homology domain-containing protein produces MKRKAQKLLSLALCSAMIYGNTLSSVPFAVYAQGQEISQEQASEQEQNNTTNAQKEDAVENTTNDGQSEKQNTPSSEYVEALRKLLDVNNAVPLAPSNKKHSDGIEIVSIALGKAGGLTGEMDVVKECININLDAQIKDDELSSVLRKHVKNVVIDDFEYPYRDPSDNRPAFMLWQGAYSIFAAYPLGIQAVEDFKKRDAHKVVINFDDGSKLELENPGYVKPDREPQSPTGIAAKYKIVSTAKITDKYDYDNFVINFDKKIEYPDFNKIKEIKIEGSNKIFSKDKFVWSSSSISSKDGDVVRAAENNGNFVDTKAIIKFEDGSILKKSESGSGGQTSNIASQYKIEKTELVTKWGTTELKIHFDKNISLELVNSIKNITINGKLYDQSNPDANKRDITDLGISMNTILTTSLHSDVIKQAQSKTPISIIIQFKDGSILKNAAAENEKPQTNMAAEHKLTGIKAKEDMLFLNFETSLYTFQLRDFSKISVNGQEFEFATLSYALSEDNHSLNIQNSDIVQKAKEKDPVDIVITFADLTKIEKSIAKTVDKIASTYEIESAIANENYNGKKGLVVNFDKNIETDKKIFKTVNINGQDFELSEDKLSVDGKVLFIEGEDILKQAKKKVPVEIMLVFSDDSKLEKNIGEGKEPGLTIDSELPDGDYTLGFNAYKYGENQPSSVGGYLDERVKLHIEGNKKTVSFLNHSFAELLLDMAIKDDDDNKTRFSKNLVEVKNGKPQKAEYSIDLPDLKGKKVVFVLVAMPGSQVGAGDIGDYSKYQKIQIVFKDEVAKGFKDYKVIEDEKSALVEEDKNLIDALAEAGVDTNNDGQISKEELKNAKGKTKELPSGNNKYKIYSNVLDLENKKIKNVSMLRDLGPNIDAIVLASNQIAELPHDVFANATNIRAIFLDGNRIEKIDKDAFANLSKLEHIQMDGNKFTELPDDLFRNNPKLQLISIANTNLSRLGSNFIKNQRNLQNLYIYENKSLTHLPDDFFEGQKNSEKLTNIHFELNSLDNLPSSLGYVTGLSVLKANGNDIKEIPDTFSNLVQLTEADFGYNRITNVPDELYINMALYSKYSNKEPRLQLSHNMISDLPIDKIFETYDNNAKKFARLELNMNYLNSDVSKENREKLEKIGVKFESDKWETYYPQKTNMKAVATAENGVISLKSDLDLLELIYWDKGDLVGGYSSLPTNKASFLSNDEFLSYFDTFGRDANGVSRDLKRNKAALEILKSKIGNDFKVNTVITKNGSVIYEDKSNLPKEEGLLQTFKDDEMKKGDRYILTKSVYEHNNIYGFMKSADFDIEFTANSDAKTQNENEKYNVDVWLKKDDNSNEKSMADRALVKPAKVEKIGDNTYRYTITFKPMEVLGREGHITKFSIFKDGNKQSITPTVKGKQREYVFELNEKVDEVKATILADVMEQMKMPEQKVILVFNWANKPQPPAPEQPKPEQPKEEKPIVKKIEAKIVDAVATATVNEAEVQKLNKEIKKPENTSVELKVDTENKDVKEIKTSIPESLFKAVSDVNKKIIVFTKSAKINLDSKVVKQLEGKGNIQISVKETTLDLKKLPDNFKDKIDSARPVRDFKVTANGSAVRNFDGKITVEIPYVKKSNEDSRAITPYYVKEDGSIQEMTDGVKYDGEKLSFKTDHFSTFVIGYDKSKLQTSGSSDELSDGVHTVSAWLRKENSNEESMAGKALSENVKVVKNGSIYKYTITFVPLEILGRTGHITSFAIDRNGTKEVVSEVSDGVYEFELDYKAKELKVYLKADIMDELGLGEQRAFIMFNWDGANTKPVKIERDLNVKVLDMDTNKESIINKFINPIAKLVEESGKYKYTVEFKTIKLNDKSGDITSFSIYNGQDSDTISPTKIDNDDYIVSYTFTLDEKPDKVKASIKADNVIDTYKDVYLVFTETNEVKKDSKQDKKKEVEQKLKKKIEKILSKEERKYYKKQTLESLEKAFEAFKKGEKDSEAKLRAVLETARLEKVTTLLQSGYMVGYPENKFMPNKQITVAEASVMFANLIDEETNEMPVTKAKTWYSKGVNKLVALGYIKVEKDTKLDPDRAITRAEYAYILAKLGNYKDGTKSLKDVKNDYWAAKEISSLVEKGIISGYKDGSFKPDNTITRAEACSMVNRAFNLKADISNKKPYSDVKKDSWAYEAIMTAAKK; encoded by the coding sequence GTGAAAAGAAAGGCACAAAAACTGTTATCTCTTGCATTGTGTTCTGCTATGATATATGGTAATACATTATCATCAGTGCCGTTTGCAGTATATGCACAAGGGCAGGAAATATCGCAAGAGCAAGCCAGCGAGCAAGAACAAAATAATACAACAAACGCTCAGAAGGAAGATGCAGTAGAAAATACAACAAACGATGGACAATCTGAGAAACAAAATACACCTTCATCAGAATATGTAGAGGCATTAAGAAAATTGTTAGATGTAAATAACGCTGTTCCATTGGCACCGTCTAATAAAAAACACTCAGACGGTATTGAGATAGTTAGCATAGCGTTGGGAAAAGCCGGCGGATTAACCGGAGAAATGGATGTGGTGAAAGAGTGTATAAACATAAATCTTGATGCTCAGATTAAAGATGATGAGCTATCCTCTGTATTAAGAAAGCATGTTAAAAATGTAGTTATTGATGATTTTGAATATCCTTACAGAGATCCGAGTGATAATAGACCTGCGTTTATGCTTTGGCAAGGAGCATACAGCATATTTGCAGCATATCCGTTAGGTATACAGGCTGTAGAAGATTTCAAAAAAAGAGATGCACATAAAGTTGTTATAAATTTTGATGACGGTTCAAAATTAGAGTTAGAAAATCCGGGATATGTAAAACCTGATAGAGAACCTCAGTCACCTACAGGTATAGCAGCAAAATATAAAATAGTAAGTACAGCTAAAATAACAGATAAATACGACTATGATAATTTTGTTATAAATTTTGATAAAAAAATTGAATATCCGGATTTTAATAAGATTAAAGAGATAAAAATTGAAGGAAGCAATAAAATTTTTTCAAAAGATAAATTTGTATGGAGTTCTTCGAGTATATCTTCAAAAGACGGAGATGTTGTAAGGGCTGCTGAAAATAATGGAAACTTTGTAGATACAAAAGCCATAATAAAATTTGAAGACGGCTCAATACTTAAAAAATCAGAAAGTGGTTCCGGTGGGCAAACTTCTAATATAGCATCACAATATAAAATAGAAAAAACGGAATTAGTTACGAAATGGGGAACAACAGAATTAAAGATACATTTTGATAAAAACATATCTTTAGAATTGGTTAATAGTATTAAAAATATCACTATAAATGGTAAATTGTATGATCAATCTAATCCTGACGCTAATAAAAGAGATATAACGGATTTAGGTATCAGTATGAATACAATTTTAACCACTTCATTACATTCTGATGTAATAAAACAAGCTCAGTCTAAAACTCCTATATCCATAATAATACAATTTAAAGACGGTTCTATATTGAAAAATGCGGCTGCGGAAAATGAGAAACCGCAAACGAATATGGCTGCAGAGCATAAACTTACAGGTATTAAGGCTAAAGAAGATATGTTGTTCTTGAATTTCGAAACAAGTCTATATACATTCCAATTGAGAGATTTCAGCAAGATTAGTGTAAATGGACAAGAGTTTGAGTTTGCTACATTGTCTTATGCTTTAAGTGAAGATAATCACAGTCTTAATATACAAAACTCTGATATAGTACAAAAAGCAAAAGAAAAAGATCCGGTTGATATAGTGATTACATTTGCTGATTTGACAAAGATAGAAAAATCTATAGCTAAAACTGTTGATAAAATAGCGTCAACATACGAAATAGAATCAGCGATAGCGAACGAAAATTACAATGGAAAAAAAGGTCTTGTAGTAAACTTTGATAAAAATATTGAAACTGATAAAAAAATATTTAAAACTGTAAATATAAATGGGCAAGATTTTGAATTATCAGAAGATAAGCTATCAGTTGACGGTAAAGTATTGTTTATAGAAGGGGAAGATATACTAAAACAAGCCAAGAAAAAAGTGCCTGTTGAAATAATGCTTGTATTCTCTGATGATTCTAAATTGGAGAAGAATATAGGTGAAGGAAAAGAACCTGGACTTACAATAGATAGCGAATTGCCGGATGGAGATTATACGCTCGGATTTAATGCTTATAAATATGGAGAAAACCAACCATCATCAGTAGGCGGTTATCTTGATGAAAGAGTTAAACTTCATATAGAAGGAAATAAGAAAACAGTATCATTTTTAAATCACTCGTTTGCTGAACTGTTATTAGATATGGCTATAAAAGATGATGACGATAATAAGACAAGATTCAGCAAAAATTTAGTGGAGGTTAAAAATGGTAAACCTCAAAAAGCCGAATATAGTATAGATTTGCCGGATTTAAAAGGCAAAAAGGTTGTATTTGTATTAGTTGCTATGCCGGGTTCACAAGTAGGAGCCGGAGATATAGGAGATTATAGTAAATATCAAAAAATACAAATCGTATTCAAAGATGAAGTTGCAAAAGGTTTTAAAGATTATAAAGTTATAGAAGATGAAAAATCAGCCTTGGTAGAAGAAGATAAAAATCTGATAGATGCACTTGCAGAAGCAGGTGTAGATACTAATAATGATGGACAAATCAGCAAGGAAGAACTAAAAAATGCTAAGGGTAAAACTAAAGAATTACCGAGTGGAAATAATAAATATAAAATATATAGCAATGTATTAGATCTTGAAAATAAAAAGATAAAAAATGTAAGTATGCTTAGAGATTTAGGTCCTAATATTGATGCTATAGTGTTAGCTTCTAATCAAATAGCTGAATTGCCACATGATGTATTTGCCAATGCAACGAATATAAGAGCAATATTTTTAGACGGAAACAGAATAGAAAAAATAGATAAAGATGCATTTGCAAATTTATCTAAATTAGAACATATACAAATGGATGGAAACAAATTTACCGAATTGCCGGATGATTTGTTCAGAAATAATCCTAAGCTTCAACTTATATCTATTGCTAATACTAATTTAAGTAGATTGGGCAGCAATTTCATAAAAAATCAACGTAATTTACAAAATTTATATATATATGAAAATAAATCATTGACTCATTTACCTGATGATTTCTTCGAAGGTCAAAAAAATAGCGAAAAACTTACAAATATACATTTTGAATTAAACAGTTTGGACAATCTGCCTTCAAGTTTGGGCTATGTTACAGGTCTATCTGTATTGAAAGCAAACGGAAATGATATAAAAGAAATACCTGACACATTTTCAAATTTAGTACAGTTGACAGAGGCTGATTTCGGTTATAACAGAATAACAAACGTGCCTGATGAACTTTATATAAATATGGCGTTATATTCAAAATATTCCAATAAAGAGCCACGTTTACAACTTAGCCATAATATGATATCCGATTTACCTATAGATAAGATTTTTGAGACATATGACAATAATGCTAAAAAATTTGCAAGACTTGAGCTTAATATGAACTACCTTAATTCTGATGTCTCTAAAGAAAATAGAGAAAAGCTTGAAAAAATAGGTGTAAAATTTGAATCTGATAAATGGGAAACATATTATCCGCAAAAAACTAATATGAAAGCTGTTGCAACAGCAGAAAACGGAGTAATCAGTTTAAAATCGGATTTGGATTTGTTGGAGCTTATTTATTGGGATAAAGGAGATTTGGTGGGGGGATATTCAAGTCTTCCTACTAATAAAGCATCTTTCTTATCGAATGATGAGTTTTTGAGTTATTTTGATACTTTTGGACGTGATGCAAATGGCGTATCAAGAGATTTAAAAAGAAATAAAGCGGCTTTAGAAATATTGAAAAGTAAAATCGGAAATGATTTTAAAGTAAATACGGTCATCACTAAAAATGGTTCGGTAATATATGAAGATAAGTCAAATCTTCCAAAAGAAGAAGGTCTACTTCAAACATTTAAAGATGATGAAATGAAAAAAGGTGACAGATATATATTAACAAAATCTGTATATGAACATAATAATATTTACGGTTTTATGAAATCAGCAGATTTTGATATAGAATTTACTGCAAACAGTGATGCAAAAACTCAAAATGAAAACGAAAAATATAATGTTGACGTTTGGTTGAAAAAAGATGATAACAGCAATGAAAAATCAATGGCAGATCGAGCTTTGGTAAAACCGGCAAAGGTTGAAAAAATAGGGGATAATACCTACAGATACACTATAACTTTCAAACCTATGGAAGTTTTAGGAAGAGAAGGACATATAACTAAGTTTTCAATATTTAAAGATGGAAATAAGCAGTCAATTACACCGACAGTAAAGGGAAAACAAAGGGAATATGTATTTGAACTTAATGAAAAAGTGGATGAAGTAAAAGCTACTATTCTTGCTGATGTTATGGAACAGATGAAAATGCCTGAGCAAAAAGTCATATTGGTATTTAATTGGGCTAACAAACCTCAACCGCCAGCACCTGAACAACCAAAGCCTGAACAACCTAAAGAAGAAAAACCGATTGTAAAAAAAATAGAAGCAAAGATTGTAGATGCCGTTGCGACTGCTACTGTAAATGAAGCTGAAGTACAAAAACTGAATAAAGAAATTAAAAAACCGGAAAATACTTCGGTTGAATTAAAAGTGGATACGGAAAACAAAGATGTTAAAGAAATAAAAACATCTATACCTGAAAGTTTATTTAAAGCAGTAAGTGATGTCAACAAAAAAATTATAGTTTTTACTAAATCCGCAAAGATAAACTTGGATTCAAAAGTTGTTAAACAATTGGAAGGTAAGGGAAATATACAAATATCCGTAAAAGAAACAACTTTAGACTTAAAAAAATTACCTGATAATTTTAAAGATAAAATTGATAGTGCCAGACCTGTAAGAGATTTTAAAGTTACAGCTAATGGAAGTGCTGTTCGTAATTTTGATGGAAAAATAACCGTTGAAATACCATATGTTAAAAAATCAAATGAAGATTCAAGAGCTATAACACCATATTATGTAAAAGAAGATGGAAGCATACAAGAGATGACAGATGGAGTAAAATATGACGGTGAAAAGCTTTCATTTAAAACTGATCACTTTTCAACATTTGTTATAGGATATGATAAGAGCAAACTTCAAACTTCAGGCTCAAGCGATGAGCTTAGCGACGGTGTTCATACTGTAAGTGCATGGTTGAGAAAAGAAAATTCAAATGAAGAATCAATGGCAGGAAAAGCATTATCGGAAAATGTAAAAGTTGTAAAAAACGGAAGTATATATAAATATACAATAACATTTGTACCTCTTGAAATACTTGGAAGAACAGGTCATATTACAAGTTTTGCTATAGACAGAAACGGAACAAAAGAAGTTGTATCAGAAGTATCAGATGGAGTATATGAGTTTGAGCTTGATTACAAAGCCAAAGAATTAAAAGTATACCTGAAAGCGGATATAATGGATGAATTGGGATTAGGAGAACAAAGAGCTTTCATAATGTTTAACTGGGATGGTGCAAATACAAAACCTGTGAAAATAGAAAGAGACTTAAATGTAAAAGTTCTTGATATGGACACTAATAAAGAGTCAATTATTAACAAGTTCATAAATCCTATTGCAAAATTGGTAGAAGAAAGCGGTAAATACAAATATACTGTAGAGTTTAAAACTATAAAATTGAACGACAAATCAGGAGACATAACAAGTTTTAGTATATATAACGGACAAGATTCAGATACAATATCACCGACTAAGATTGACAATGATGACTATATTGTATCATATACATTTACTCTTGATGAAAAACCTGATAAAGTGAAAGCATCAATAAAAGCGGATAATGTAATAGATACTTACAAAGATGTTTATCTTGTATTTACAGAAACAAATGAAGTTAAAAAAGATAGTAAACAGGATAAGAAAAAAGAAGTAGAACAAAAATTGAAGAAAAAAATTGAAAAAATATTATCCAAGGAAGAAAGAAAATATTACAAGAAACAAACTTTAGAATCTTTGGAAAAAGCATTTGAAGCATTCAAAAAAGGAGAAAAAGATTCTGAAGCAAAATTAAGAGCTGTACTTGAAACTGCAAGATTAGAAAAAGTTACTACATTGTTACAATCAGGATATATGGTAGGATATCCGGAAAATAAATTTATGCCTAACAAACAAATAACTGTAGCAGAAGCATCAGTTATGTTTGCAAATCTAATAGATGAAGAAACAAACGAAATGCCTGTAACAAAAGCTAAGACTTGGTATAGCAAAGGAGTGAACAAATTAGTAGCTCTTGGATATATAAAAGTTGAAAAAGATACTAAACTTGACCCTGATAGAGCAATAACAAGAGCAGAATATGCTTATATATTAGCTAAATTAGGAAATTACAAAGATGGCACAAAATCATTAAAAGATGTAAAAAATGATTATTGGGCAGCAAAAGAAATATCATCTTTAGTAGAAAAAGGCATTATAAGTGGCTATAAAGATGGAAGTTTCAAACCAGATAACACTATCACTCGTGCAGAAGCTTGCTCTATGGTAAATCGTGCATTTAACTTAAAAGCAGATATATCTAACAAGAAACCTTATAGTGATGTTAAAAAAGATAGCTGGGCATATGAAGCAATTATGACAGCGGCAAAAAAATAA
- a CDS encoding YbaN family protein, translated as MKYIILTIGFISLALGIIGIFIVLLPTTPFLLLSGVCFAKSSTKVNEWFKNTKIYKQYIESYVENKSMTKKRKISLLAMVTVLLLIGIFLAKSIHLKAFMGVVLLAHYYYFIFRVNTAQE; from the coding sequence ATGAAATATATAATACTAACAATAGGATTCATATCACTTGCGCTTGGAATAATAGGAATATTCATTGTGCTTTTGCCTACGACACCGTTTTTATTGTTGTCAGGAGTTTGTTTTGCAAAAAGCTCAACAAAAGTAAATGAATGGTTTAAAAATACCAAGATATACAAACAGTATATTGAAAGTTATGTAGAAAACAAAAGTATGACTAAAAAGAGAAAAATATCACTTCTTGCAATGGTGACAGTGCTTTTATTAATAGGTATATTTTTAGCGAAAAGTATTCATTTAAAAGCGTTTATGGGTGTGGTATTATTGGCACATTATTATTATTTTATATTTAGGGTAAATACAGCACAGGAATAA
- a CDS encoding ABC transporter ATP-binding protein/permease gives MIKKRLIQEAPEGMKHIKNIVFFNWICLICNIVSIYCISIILQKTVDRSIDIETVNINVTIIIILTAIRYFFRLKVAKQSFLASGKIKYTLRDKLYQKMISFGTNYAQKVSISQVTQLFSEGIEQMEIYFSRYLPQFFYSLIAPLTLFIVISVLSIKTALVLMLCVPLIPLSIIAVQKFAKKLFAKYWGKYTKLGDDFYENLQGLTTLKIYGADERQQEKMNDNAENFRKITMSVLVMQLNSVSLMDLIAYMGAALGVIFATVELINGRINIGQAFFIMMISSEFFIPLRILGSFFHIAMNGMSASDRLFAILDMPEDNGDTQDVEEFADIEVKNVSFSYNEQRTVLQDVNTVIKKGSFVGIVGESGSGKSTLANLLTLQYRHYTGDILVGDVQIKDISSSSLWNNICLVKNENYIFKGTVRENLIIAKKSCNDKDMIDVLQRVNLWDFLQTKEGLDTKLAENASNLSGGQKQRLAIARALLKDVNIYIFDEATSNIDVESEEIILNCINSLKKKKTILLISHRLENVKQADNILVFEEGRLVEQGNLNQLLENKKQFYTLYTKQQDLENFKKGADDYEQEQVVFNI, from the coding sequence TTGATAAAAAAAAGGTTGATTCAAGAAGCGCCGGAAGGTATGAAACACATAAAAAACATAGTGTTTTTTAATTGGATATGCCTTATATGTAATATAGTATCAATATACTGCATATCGATTATATTACAAAAAACAGTTGACAGAAGCATAGACATAGAAACTGTTAACATAAATGTAACTATTATAATAATTTTAACAGCAATAAGATATTTTTTTAGATTAAAAGTTGCAAAACAAAGTTTTTTAGCAAGCGGTAAGATAAAATACACGCTTAGAGATAAGTTATACCAAAAAATGATAAGTTTTGGTACAAATTATGCACAAAAAGTATCTATATCACAAGTAACTCAATTATTCAGCGAAGGTATAGAACAAATGGAGATATATTTCAGCAGATATCTTCCGCAATTTTTTTACAGCCTTATTGCGCCACTTACATTATTTATTGTGATAAGTGTGCTTAGTATTAAAACAGCATTAGTGCTTATGCTTTGTGTACCGCTTATTCCCTTATCTATAATTGCAGTACAAAAATTTGCTAAGAAATTATTTGCAAAATATTGGGGAAAATATACCAAACTCGGCGATGATTTTTACGAAAATTTGCAAGGACTTACAACGCTGAAGATATATGGAGCAGATGAAAGACAGCAGGAAAAGATGAACGATAATGCCGAAAACTTCAGAAAAATAACTATGAGCGTATTGGTTATGCAACTTAATTCAGTATCTCTTATGGATTTAATAGCATATATGGGAGCTGCACTTGGCGTGATATTTGCAACAGTTGAGCTTATAAATGGAAGAATAAATATAGGTCAGGCATTTTTCATAATGATGATTTCTTCAGAATTTTTTATACCGCTTAGAATATTAGGTTCGTTTTTTCATATAGCTATGAACGGTATGTCGGCAAGTGACAGATTGTTTGCAATATTAGATATGCCGGAAGATAATGGTGATACACAGGACGTAGAAGAATTTGCGGATATAGAAGTAAAAAATGTATCTTTTTCATACAATGAACAAAGAACAGTATTGCAAGACGTGAACACTGTTATTAAAAAAGGAAGTTTCGTGGGTATTGTTGGAGAAAGCGGTTCAGGAAAAAGTACGTTGGCAAATTTACTTACATTGCAATACAGACATTATACAGGAGATATACTTGTAGGAGATGTACAGATTAAAGATATATCATCATCAAGTCTTTGGAATAATATATGTTTGGTAAAAAATGAAAATTATATATTCAAAGGCACTGTGAGAGAAAATTTAATTATTGCAAAAAAATCCTGTAACGATAAGGATATGATAGATGTATTACAACGAGTAAATCTTTGGGATTTTTTACAGACAAAAGAAGGGCTTGACACAAAACTTGCAGAAAATGCAAGTAATCTGTCAGGAGGTCAAAAACAAAGATTAGCTATAGCAAGAGCATTATTAAAAGATGTAAATATCTATATATTTGATGAAGCTACATCAAATATAGATGTAGAAAGTGAAGAAATAATACTTAATTGTATAAATTCACTGAAAAAGAAGAAAACAATACTACTTATAAGTCATAGATTGGAAAATGTCAAGCAAGCAGATAATATACTTGTATTTGAAGAAGGAAGACTTGTTGAGCAAGGTAATTTAAATCAGTTGTTAGAAAATAAAAAACAGTTCTATACACTTTATACAAAACAGCAAGATTTGGAAAATTTCAAGAAAGGAGCAGACGATTATGAACAAGAGCAAGTTGTCTTTAATATCTGA